Part of the Candidatus Thermoplasmatota archaeon genome is shown below.
TAATCTCCTGCATTCTGGATATTATTTTCCACCTATATGTACTGATAATTATTCTGGGTATGAATATTGAAAATGAGAGTAAGAAAAGTAAAGGATCAATGTCTCCCAAGGCACCGAGTATTTTATCTAGGCCTATGTTATTAACTATATAAATAAAAATACCTATGCCTGTAAAAGGGAGCAGTATCTTGAAATGTGCTATCTTTTCAAAACTCACCATCTATGTCTTATGCAATTTCTGTTTATATAACTAATTCAGTATTCCTTTTTACTAATAGTCTTATCCATAAATTCTTTGTTCACTATATAGCTTCCCCCCTCAATTCGTATCGCCTTACCGTTTACTATGGCATCTGCAACTTTCCTTCTGGCCGAGGTAAGATCGTTCCATAAAGTCTTCTGTGAAATTCCCATCTGAACCGCTGCCTCTACCTGACTCAACCCAACAAGGTCCACGAGACGAATGGCTTCAAACTCTTCTATAAAAAGATTTACAACATCTATATCCTGTCTGGCATAAGCTGGCCCAAATTGTGATACTGGAGGTATGCCGGCGACCCATCTATGACG
Proteins encoded:
- a CDS encoding DUF134 domain-containing protein, with amino-acid sequence MIGQRRGRRRRHRWVAGIPPVSQFGPAYARQDIDVVNLFIEEFEAIRLVDLVGLSQVEAAVQMGISQKTLWNDLTSARRKVADAIVNGKAIRIEGGSYIVNKEFMDKTISKKEY